A genomic stretch from Thermomonospora umbrina includes:
- a CDS encoding phosphodiesterase gives MTIIAQLSDIHLAVAAPGGDDRSGPARALRDAVSAVLALPERPDCLVLTGDLADNGLPAEYARLHALLSPLAMPVFALAGNHDDRAALRSVFTDHAPGDDPAAPFQYAVEVNGVRLVCCDTTVPGAPHGELDGARLAWLDAVLTAGPDLPTVVATHHPPFRVGVRFLDEMGLREPDAFAAVLARHPQVVRVISGHAHRASAGSIGGVTAITCPSTYRQIYLDTGRPGQAAYTGESAGFAVHIVGEDRSAVSHFVPTGGHRPLMQVD, from the coding sequence ATGACGATCATCGCGCAGTTGAGCGACATCCATCTCGCCGTCGCCGCCCCCGGCGGGGACGACCGCTCCGGCCCGGCCCGCGCGCTCCGCGACGCCGTCTCCGCCGTGCTGGCCCTCCCGGAACGGCCCGACTGCCTGGTCCTCACCGGCGACCTCGCCGACAACGGGCTGCCCGCCGAGTACGCCCGGCTGCACGCGCTGCTGTCCCCGCTGGCGATGCCGGTCTTCGCGCTGGCGGGCAACCACGACGACCGCGCCGCGCTGCGCTCGGTGTTCACCGACCACGCCCCCGGGGACGACCCTGCGGCACCGTTCCAGTACGCCGTCGAGGTGAACGGGGTCAGGCTGGTGTGCTGCGACACCACCGTGCCCGGAGCCCCGCACGGCGAGCTCGACGGCGCCCGCCTGGCATGGCTGGACGCCGTCCTCACCGCCGGGCCCGACCTCCCCACCGTGGTGGCCACCCACCATCCGCCGTTCCGCGTCGGCGTGCGGTTCCTCGACGAGATGGGCCTGCGCGAGCCCGACGCGTTCGCCGCCGTCCTGGCCCGCCACCCGCAGGTCGTACGGGTCATCAGCGGGCACGCGCACCGGGCGTCGGCGGGCTCCATCGGTGGCGTCACCGCCATCACCTGCCCCAGCACCTACCGGCAGATCTATCTCGACACCGGCCGGCCCGGGCAGGCCGCGTACACCGGGGAGTCCGCCGGGTTCGCGGTGCACATCGTCGGCGAGGACCGCTCGGCGGTCTCGCACTTCGTGCCGACCGGGGGTCATCGCCCGCTGATGCAGGTCGACTAA